In Anaeromusa acidaminophila DSM 3853, the genomic stretch GCCATTGCGCAGCTTTCTTTCGTCTGCATAGATTGGCAGCAATAGGGTCTGATGCCCCGAACCGTCTAAGGCAATCATGGCGTGCAGTCCTTCTTCATCCCCTGCCATAGCGCCGCCTTCCTTCTCTTCGCCAGAGGTTCCCGGCGTAAAAAAGCCGGGCAGGGGATTGCCTGTGTGAACATCCGCCAGTTGCAGCGTAACAAGCCCCAGACCTTGACCCCCCCGAGGATTGGAGATCGTCAGCGCTGCATGAGTCACAGGATGAATGGCTTCCACTTCCTGATTGGACGCGCCTTTTCCTTGCAATAAATTTTTCCAATAATCCCATTCCCGATCCCGAAGAACAACGGCGCGGGATTTCTTGCGCGCATCCCGGTGTCCATCCCGATCTAACGGCAAATTCACATCGGTTATTTCTAACGAAGCCCCTGCTCCCTCGCCGGAAGCAATCGCAATCTGCCTGGACAGCCTATTCCCGTCCGCCTCCAGGTAAATTGCGGCCGGTCCCTGCGGCGCGTCAGGCGCTGCCTTTACTCCCAGCCAGAAGAATTTTTGATCAAAGCCCTCTTCCAGAGGAACTTCCGTGCGCCAGACATTTCCCTGCTGCTGCCATGGCCCCGCCCATTCGTCAGGCTGTAAAAACGGCGGCAGCTCTACTTGTAATAAAGTCGCCGCCTTCGGGCTTTCACGATTTTCCACAGACACCAGTAAATAGGCGCGTTCCCCTGGCTGCAAGGTTTCCTTCGCTTTTCCCGCTCCCAGCACATAGGGAAATTGGCAGTTCAAGCGCACTTGCGCCTGAACTGCCATTGTACTGAAAGCAAATAAAAACAGACCTGTTAAAATACCTATACTAAGCCTCGTTCTGCATCGTTCCCATTTACATTTCATCATTCACCTATTCATATTAGAAAGTAGCCGTCAATCCCAGACGGAATAAGCGTTCCGGCATATAGTAAGCGCTGCTGTTCGTCGTAACATCGCGCCGATTGAGCAAATTATCCACATCAAAGGTCAGGGTACGGTTTTCTTTTAATTTATAGCCTACATGAAGAGAAACAGGAATCATCGCACTGCGATCCAAGCCGTCATTATCGACACGATCGCCATAATACATAGCGCTCAAATCCGCCGTCCAAGGACCGCTCATATAGTGTAATGCGCCATTAAAGGTCATGCGCCCCAGCGTCCTGGTCCAAGCGCTGCCATCGCTTTCCTGCTGTTCCGGATTACCAAAACTGCTTCCCAAAGAATAACTCCAATGCTTACTCAATTTATGATCATAGCTAGCTTCGATACCGCTATTACGGAACTTTGAGACATTTTGCGCTACATAATAGGTAGAGCCCCCTGAAACTATTTTTTTCCAAGTGATTTGATCGTCAACTTCCAAGTGAAACGCCGCAACTTTCCACTTTACATCGCCTTTTTCATATTTATAGCCGACTTCCTGATTAAGTCCTGTTTCTGGTTTTAAATCCGGATTGGAAATAAAATTGTCGCTGCTAGTTTTATATAAGGCGGTAAAATTAGGCATCCTGAAGGATTTGCTGGCATCTAAATACAGTGAGCGATTTTCATCTAAGCGGTGTAAAAACTGAAGTTGCGGCGAAAGAGCGTCAAAACGTTGTCCTTCTCCTGTTTTAACAACATCCTCGCGGGCGCCGATAATCAGGCGGTTTTTCCTGCCCATTTCTTTATCCCATTGCATATACAGCGCGTAATGATTACGGTCATGCGGCCCGTTGGTATAGGGCGCTTTTAACGTTCTAGCCGCTTTATTGCCAGATAAGGTTTGCCCAAAATCATTGTACGATTCCCGTTGCACCGTCGTTCCTGCAAGCCAGGTTGCGCCCCCTGCCTGCCAGGTTTTTTGCGTGTCGATGCCATATACGGTATTCGTGGTATCTGTCCAATCATGTTTATTCGCTAAAGCCGGTTCGGTGCCTCGCTGATCCACATGTTGACGATTAAAGTACGCCTTGCTGCTCCAGCCGTTCTTGTCATACGCCAACTGCAGGCGATGCGATTCATCAATATAGTCGCTGGAACGCAGTAACGAATCATCGCCAACTTTTTTATACATCACCGAATAGTCATCTTTCCCATAGGAGTAATTAGCGGAAAAATGATCATCAAATTTATAATGCCAGTTTACATTGTTTTTGGTAGCGTCTCCAAATGCAGTGTAATAGCTGCCGCCGGTAGTCCCATAGGTAGCATTAGCCTTGGGATCTGTCATCACACCGCTTTCATTGGTTTTGCCGAAGGAAACATTAAAGCTCGATTTACCGGCTTGCAACGATACGCTGTGGCTTTGACCGTCATTACCGCCGGAAACAGTAACGCTGTTTTGCACTTTTTCGCGCGTAATAATATTAATAATGCCCCCAAGCGCCTCACTGCCATAAAGAACGGAGCCGCCGCCCTTAAGCACCTCTACGCGCTCCACCTGTTCAACCGGAATGCTCTCTAAGTGGTAATACCCATTCATGTTAATGGGAACGCCGTTCATCATAACCAAGGTGCCGCTTTCTACGCCGCGAATAATGATTTTACTAGTCATATTTCCCCAAGACTGCCCATGAGGCCCCATGGAGCTATAAATCAGTCCGGTGGAGTACTTCAAAGCATCCGCCAAATTTGTCGCTCCAGTGGCTTTAAGCTGCTCCCGACTGTAGCTGCTGACATCGGCTGGCGTTTCGAGGTTTTTGGACTTATAACGCAAAGCCGTTACGGTTACCTCTTCCAAGGCAAACTCCTCGGTCTCCGCCGCAGTTTTCGCCTCCGAACCCGGTTTAGACGCTTCCGCCGCCCAGCCCGACTGCGCCGCACTGCCCACCAACAGCGAACTCAGCAGTAAACACGCCCACAAACGCTTCTTATGTCTTGCCAAATTTTCTTTTCTCACTACACACAACTCCTCTATGTACTTCTTATTATGTTTTACGCAGCCTTCGCAGCGTTATCTATAGCTCACCTTGCGCCGCCGGCTTCGCGCTGCGTCCGCCAGCTGCGAAGTATGCGCACTAAGCCGTCGCTTTCGATGGAACGCAGCGGGCGATAGGTTCCCTGCAGCCGCAAAGCGATTTCTTTGGCAATACCCATGCGGACAAAATCCTCTTCCGTATCAATCACCAAAGCGGGAATGTCCTGATTTCCCAGTTTTTCCGCAGCGTCCCGCGCTTCTTGCACAGGGTCTGCGCCGCCGCTGTTAGCGCGCCCGTCTGTAACCAAAACAATAACAGGCCTGGATTCTTTTTCCCGCAAACGCAAACACTCAATCTCCCGGGCCGTTGTCTCCAGCGCCGCAGCTAATGGCGTACGGCCTCCTGTAGGCAGCTGCTGCAAGCATTTTCGCGCTAAATCCAAACTGCGGGTTACTGGCAAAAGCATTTCCGCCTCATGGCGGCGAAAGGCGACAAGAGCAACACGGTCCCGTTTTTGATAGGCATCCTGTAAGAATGATAAAATCGCCCCTTTGACCGCCGCCATTCTCTTTTTTGCCCCCATAGATCCGCTGGCGTCGACCACAAAAAAGAAAACGCCTCCCACGCGTGTTTCCCGCACCTTTTGGCGTAAATCCTCCGTTTTTATCACCAGCTTTACGCCTTGAGACGCTCTTTTTTTCTGCCAAGGCGCAGCCGCACGCAAGGTTGCGTCAAAAGCCAGATCGCTGACCTTGCCGTTAGGAAAAATGGCCCGCACATACCGTCCCTGCTTCAAGGAGGAACGAGTACGGCTGCGCTTGCCATTACCAGCCCGTTCGCGGCGATCCATGGTCTCTTCCAATTTCATCTGCATTAAACCCTTTAGCAATGGCAGATCCACTTTTTCCTGAGAGGTCGGCTCCGAGTCCGGCTCCGGTGGTTTATCCTGTTCCTTTTGCTCATTTTCCGGCGTTTCTTCCTCCGGCGGCTTTTCGTTTTCTGCCGGCTTGTCTGCATCCGTTTCCGGATCTTGCGGCAATTCCGGCGGTTTTTCCTGCTCGCTTTGCTCGTTTTCCGGCGGTTCTTCCTCCTGCTGCGAATCCCCCTGGTTTTCTTCCGACATAGGCGGTTCTTGCTGCTGCCGCACTCGATGCGGCAATACGTAGAGAGCCGCTTTTTCCATGTCTTTAGGCAGTACGTATAAACGCTCATCTAATGCAGCGGCGCTCTTAGCCGCTTCCAGTAAAAACAACTCACCCCGATGTCCTGCGCAATGTCCTTGCGAGCACCACGCCGCCGCCAATTCCATCATTGCCGCGGAAACTTCGACCTGACACACGCATTCTCTAGCTTGCAATATTTTATCTCGCAAGTGTCTTTCCTCAGCTTCCCACGTCTTAGCTACTTGCTCCGGTTCCCGCTCCCAGCGCAGCACTTGTTTGACGATTTGCGCGCGCAAAGGGGCCTCCTTTTCCGCACTTATGGATACCATAAGTCCAAAACGATCCAAAAGAGCGTCAGGCAAGGTTCCTTCTTCCGGATTCATCGTACCTACCACACAAAACGAAGTTTTACTCACCTGGGACAAGCCTTCACGCTCAATACGCACACAACCGGACAATGCGGCGTCCAGCAGCGGACCAATCACTTCGCTGCGCAGTAAATTCACTTCATCTACATACAGCACACATCCGTCCGCTTCCGTTAACAAGCCTTTTTGCAGCCGTTCTTTCCCCGTCTCCAAGGCTGTTTCCCAATCAAGGCTGCCAAAAAGTCGGTCCTCCGTAATATGTAAGGGCAGCGTACGCAAGCCTAGTTCCGGGGCCAAAATTCCTAAAGAGCGAACCAAGGTCGATTTTGCGCTGCCCTTATCCCCGGAAAGCAAAATCCCTCCGGCTGAGGGATTGACCACAGCTAAAAGCAGCGCTTCTTTAGCCTGTTCTTGACCCACAATGGCCGAAAAAGGCATTACTCCGCCGCTGCGCATGTTCCATTCTCCTCTGCTGCGCCAAACAGTTCATCTAGTACCTGAACTGAAAGGCTCGCTTCTTCAAAAGGCCGCCGCCGCATGCGGTGCGGCAAAGCCAAAGACGCCGCGCGGCGCACATCCAGTAGCGTGGCTTCCTTACGCTCCTCCAGGGCCGCCAAGGTTAAAGCCGTTTTAATGACCGTAATATCCGCCCGATGTCCGTCCACGCCCAACTTTAAGGAAGCCTCGGCTACCCGCAAGAGCAATTCATCCTCAATCGCTACCTGGGGCAGCAGCTTCCTCGCGGCGGTAATTTTCCGCGCCAATTCCTCTTCCGCCGCCTCCCACGCGCCGCGAAATTCTCTTGGCCCCGCTTCGTAAGCCATGCGCCGTTTAATGACCTCCACCCGAGAAGAAGCTTCATTTTCGCCAGCCACTTCCACAGACAGCGCAAAACGGTCCAATAACTGCGGGCGAATATCCCCCTCTTCCGGGTTCATCGTACCAACCAGCACAAACCGGGCCGGATGCGAATAAGAAACGCCTTCGCGTTCTACCGTATTGACGCCCATCGCCGCGGCGTCCAGCAAAACATCCACTACATGATCATCAAGCAAATTGATTTCATCAACATACAAAATATTGCGATTGGCTTCCGCCAAAATGCCGGGTTCAAATTTCTTTTCCCCTTCTTTAATGGCATACTCCATATCCAAGGTCCCCACTACCCGGTCTTCCGTAGCGCTCACAGGCAGTTCCACGACGCGCATAAAGCCCGAAACGCCGCTAAGGGCGCCGTTTTTCGCCAGCTTGGCGGCACAAGCCTCACATAAGCGCCCCGCATCCGTCGGGTCGCAATGAAAGGGACAGCCAGCCGCCATCTCAACAGCCGGCAAGAGCGCCGCCAAGGCCCGTACGGCCGTTGACTTTGCAGTTCCCTTTTCCCCTTTAACCAATACGCCCCCTAATGCCGGATTCACCACATTTAAAAGCAGAGCCAGCTTCATGTCCTCCTGCCCGACAATAGCGCTAAAAGGATATACTTGGGTTCGTTTCATAGTTAACTCCTCCATCTATCTCTATTGCTTATGCTCTTGCAGCCACCAGCGCGCCGCCGTGCGTTTCAACGCACATTCCCCTTCAACGTTCTGCGGCGCTCCTTGCGCATCGTACCATCTGGAAAAACAGCCGCCGCCGCAATGCGGCAGCCATTGGCAGTTGCGACACATAGCCATACCGTCGCAAACTCGTTCCGCCGCGCGCTTGCGTAAAAGCGGCTCCGGTCCTTCCTCTACGCGCCCCAGGTAAAAATGCACATCCCCTGACAACGACGCGCAAGCGTATAGCGAGCCGTCTGCAGCCACATACAAGGCTGCGCCAGTCATCGCATGACAGTGTCCAAAGCAGGCTAGCTTGCGTTGCTGCAATTTATCGACTCTGGCGACTTGGGCCATCTCCAGAGCCCCCCCGTTAGCCTTGCGCCAAAACTCATTTCTCTCCAGCGCCTGCCAAAAGCCCTGTTCCACTTGCGCCGCTTGCGGCGCTTGCACCTGATCGCCTCTGCCTCTTGGACGCAGCAGATCAAAGCCTAACGAGCGCGCGCACCCGAAGTAGCACGCCATATCAACAGTCTCCGACAGCTTAAGAACATTTTCCGCCGTAACCACACAAGTAACTCCTGCGCCGCATTTTTCTTCCGCCAAATTCTTCATACCCAAAGCCACGGATTGCATAGTTCCTTTGCCGTCCGGAAAGAAGCGCATTTGATCGTGAACCGCAGGCCTGCCGTCCACACTAACCCCCACGCCGACTCCGTATTGACGCAGCTGTTTCGCTAGTTCCGCCGTAAGAAGCGAGCCATTTGTCTGCATCTGCAGCACAGCCGGCCATTTTCGTTCCCGAATCCAGGCCGCCGTCTTGAGCAGCGCCTCCGCCGCCAGCAGCGGCTCTCCTCCTGTAAACTGCACTAAAAATGGCTCTTGTGATTCTTGTGATGCCGCTACGGAGGCTACCGCCTGCATAGCGACCGCCAGCGGCATGGACAACGGCTTTTTTCCGGCGGCATAACAGTAGCGGCAGGCAAAATTACATTGCCCTGTCAATTCCAAAATCAAAACGCGGCAGCCTTGCCAGCTATGCATCGCTTCGTTCCTCCAGGTCTCCTTCAATATCCAACTGCAACCGGCGCAGCTGCTGCAGCATGGCTTCGTCTGCCTGCCACAACTGCCGCTGTGACGCTTCCAAGAGTTTCTCCGTAATGCGCTCCAACGCCCACGGATTGACTTCTTTCATCCACTCCTGCATAGTCGCGTCAAGAGCATATTTTTCCGCCAAAGTTTGATACATCCAGTCTTCCATGACCGCGCTGGTGGCATCCCAGCCCAAGCAGCGAGAAACCAAGCCGGCTAAATCCGCTGCGCCTTTATAACCGTGATGTTTCATACCTTCAATAAATTTAGGATTCGCCATCTCGCCGCGAAAAAGACGTTTGACTTCTTCCTGGAGCGACCGCACCTTTACTTGACCTCGATCCGAGCTGTCGCCGCAATAAGAGCGGGGAGCTTCCCCTTTCAGCGAGCGCACAGCGGCAATCATGCCTCCATGATAAGAATTAAAATCATCCGAATTGAACATATTTACTTCCCGGTTGTCCTCATTTTTCACGGTTACGTCCAGCGTCTGCAAGCGCTGCGCAAACAAGGCAGGCACGAAATCCCCCTGCGTTTTTGCGCCATAAGCATGGGCGCCCCAGCGCACATAGGCTTTCGCTAAATCGTCTACCGACTCCCAGTTGCGCTCTTCAATGACGCTTCCCACACCGGCGCCATAGGCGCCCGGCGGACAGCCAAAAATACGAAAGCTCGCCTGACGCCAAGCGTCACTTGGCGCAGCACCGTTTACCGCCAGCTGCGCGGCATCCTGCTGCACATGCTTGCGCACATAGTTATCCTCGGCGTCTTCTTCCAAGGCAGCCACCATGGAAACGGCTTCATCCATCCATTGAACCACTACCGGCATGGCATCTCGAAACATGCCGCTGATGCGGGCGGTTACGTCCAGGCGCGGACGTTTCAATTCCGCCAGCGGGATCACTTCCAAGGCAATGACCCGCTGACTTCCTTTTTGCCAAACCGGCCGCACTCCTAAAAAGTAAAGAAATTCCGCAATGCATTGCCCTCGGCTGCGCATATTGGCGCCGCTCCAAAAAATCATGCCAATATTTTCCGGATACCGCCCTTCTTCCGCAATGTAACGGGCAATCACGCCATCACCTAGTTGGCAGCCCAGCTCCCACGCCGCCGAGGAGGGCAGCAGCTTTGGATCGACGCCATAAAAATTGCGCCCTGTGGGCAGTACGTCAGTCATACCGCTGGTAGGCGATCCAGCAGGGCCCGGCTCTACATAACAGCCGGATAAAGCGTCCAGCAAATGGCCCATTTCCTGACTTGTCGCCTGCAATGCCGGAACCAGCAC encodes the following:
- a CDS encoding TonB-dependent receptor plug domain-containing protein, whose product is MRKENLARHKKRLWACLLLSSLLVGSAAQSGWAAEASKPGSEAKTAAETEEFALEEVTVTALRYKSKNLETPADVSSYSREQLKATGATNLADALKYSTGLIYSSMGPHGQSWGNMTSKIIIRGVESGTLVMMNGVPINMNGYYHLESIPVEQVERVEVLKGGGSVLYGSEALGGIINIITREKVQNSVTVSGGNDGQSHSVSLQAGKSSFNVSFGKTNESGVMTDPKANATYGTTGGSYYTAFGDATKNNVNWHYKFDDHFSANYSYGKDDYSVMYKKVGDDSLLRSSDYIDESHRLQLAYDKNGWSSKAYFNRQHVDQRGTEPALANKHDWTDTTNTVYGIDTQKTWQAGGATWLAGTTVQRESYNDFGQTLSGNKAARTLKAPYTNGPHDRNHYALYMQWDKEMGRKNRLIIGAREDVVKTGEGQRFDALSPQLQFLHRLDENRSLYLDASKSFRMPNFTALYKTSSDNFISNPDLKPETGLNQEVGYKYEKGDVKWKVAAFHLEVDDQITWKKIVSGGSTYYVAQNVSKFRNSGIEASYDHKLSKHWSYSLGSSFGNPEQQESDGSAWTRTLGRMTFNGALHYMSGPWTADLSAMYYGDRVDNDGLDRSAMIPVSLHVGYKLKENRTLTFDVDNLLNRRDVTTNSSAYYMPERLFRLGLTATF
- a CDS encoding VWA domain-containing protein; the encoded protein is MRSGGVMPFSAIVGQEQAKEALLLAVVNPSAGGILLSGDKGSAKSTLVRSLGILAPELGLRTLPLHITEDRLFGSLDWETALETGKERLQKGLLTEADGCVLYVDEVNLLRSEVIGPLLDAALSGCVRIEREGLSQVSKTSFCVVGTMNPEEGTLPDALLDRFGLMVSISAEKEAPLRAQIVKQVLRWEREPEQVAKTWEAEERHLRDKILQARECVCQVEVSAAMMELAAAWCSQGHCAGHRGELFLLEAAKSAAALDERLYVLPKDMEKAALYVLPHRVRQQQEPPMSEENQGDSQQEEEPPENEQSEQEKPPELPQDPETDADKPAENEKPPEEETPENEQKEQDKPPEPDSEPTSQEKVDLPLLKGLMQMKLEETMDRRERAGNGKRSRTRSSLKQGRYVRAIFPNGKVSDLAFDATLRAAAPWQKKRASQGVKLVIKTEDLRQKVRETRVGGVFFFVVDASGSMGAKKRMAAVKGAILSFLQDAYQKRDRVALVAFRRHEAEMLLPVTRSLDLARKCLQQLPTGGRTPLAAALETTAREIECLRLREKESRPVIVLVTDGRANSGGADPVQEARDAAEKLGNQDIPALVIDTEEDFVRMGIAKEIALRLQGTYRPLRSIESDGLVRILRSWRTQREAGGAR
- a CDS encoding ATP-binding protein; its protein translation is MKRTQVYPFSAIVGQEDMKLALLLNVVNPALGGVLVKGEKGTAKSTAVRALAALLPAVEMAAGCPFHCDPTDAGRLCEACAAKLAKNGALSGVSGFMRVVELPVSATEDRVVGTLDMEYAIKEGEKKFEPGILAEANRNILYVDEINLLDDHVVDVLLDAAAMGVNTVEREGVSYSHPARFVLVGTMNPEEGDIRPQLLDRFALSVEVAGENEASSRVEVIKRRMAYEAGPREFRGAWEAAEEELARKITAARKLLPQVAIEDELLLRVAEASLKLGVDGHRADITVIKTALTLAALEERKEATLLDVRRAASLALPHRMRRRPFEEASLSVQVLDELFGAAEENGTCAAAE
- a CDS encoding radical SAM/SPASM domain-containing protein gives rise to the protein MHSWQGCRVLILELTGQCNFACRYCYAAGKKPLSMPLAVAMQAVASVAASQESQEPFLVQFTGGEPLLAAEALLKTAAWIRERKWPAVLQMQTNGSLLTAELAKQLRQYGVGVGVSVDGRPAVHDQMRFFPDGKGTMQSVALGMKNLAEEKCGAGVTCVVTAENVLKLSETVDMACYFGCARSLGFDLLRPRGRGDQVQAPQAAQVEQGFWQALERNEFWRKANGGALEMAQVARVDKLQQRKLACFGHCHAMTGAALYVAADGSLYACASLSGDVHFYLGRVEEGPEPLLRKRAAERVCDGMAMCRNCQWLPHCGGGCFSRWYDAQGAPQNVEGECALKRTAARWWLQEHKQ